One region of Chryseobacterium sp. SORGH_AS_0447 genomic DNA includes:
- a CDS encoding PQQ-dependent sugar dehydrogenase, whose amino-acid sequence MNFHKFYISAFSLVLILSSCKDNKLNAQKLGKDGSVETKEPNSPEYKPAFAGQTRIKAVKTSTPYQVEILSKELGKPWGIINLPDGRFLITDKRGYINVVSVDGKQISKIEGFPKVDTKGQGGMLDVALDPDFRTNNMIYFSFSEPYEKGNHTAVGKGTLSPDLKTISGVQVIFRATPTYDGDKHYGSRLAFDKDGNLFVSTGERSDKQTRIYAQRTDNYLGKILKITKDGKPAPGNPFIGKAGFKPEIYAYGIRNPQGMAIDPNGTLWDVEMGPKGGDEINLIKPGKNYGWGDVTYGIEYSGEKINNGTTKKPGTEQPVYYWDPVISPSGVTFYTGNIEEWKGNLMIGCLSGEHINRIVMKDNKVVGEERLLEDENERFRDVLNGSDGSLYAVTDSGKLYKISKK is encoded by the coding sequence ATGAATTTCCATAAATTTTACATTTCTGCATTCAGTTTAGTCCTGATTTTATCTTCCTGTAAAGACAACAAACTAAATGCTCAAAAGCTGGGAAAAGACGGCAGCGTAGAAACGAAAGAGCCGAATTCCCCGGAATATAAACCGGCCTTTGCCGGACAGACCCGTATAAAAGCGGTGAAAACCTCAACGCCGTATCAAGTAGAGATCCTGAGTAAAGAGCTTGGAAAGCCCTGGGGAATCATCAATCTGCCTGACGGACGGTTTTTGATTACGGATAAAAGAGGATACATCAATGTGGTTTCCGTCGACGGAAAACAGATTTCGAAAATCGAAGGTTTCCCGAAAGTCGATACAAAAGGGCAGGGCGGCATGCTTGATGTTGCTTTAGATCCTGATTTCAGAACCAATAATATGATCTACTTCAGCTTTTCGGAGCCTTACGAAAAAGGAAACCATACCGCCGTAGGCAAAGGAACACTTTCTCCTGATCTAAAGACTATTTCAGGAGTTCAGGTTATTTTCCGGGCTACTCCAACATATGACGGCGACAAGCATTACGGCAGCCGGCTGGCGTTTGATAAAGACGGAAACCTGTTTGTAAGTACAGGTGAAAGATCCGATAAACAGACGAGGATCTATGCCCAGAGAACAGATAACTATTTAGGAAAGATTTTAAAGATAACCAAAGACGGTAAACCTGCACCGGGAAATCCTTTCATCGGGAAAGCAGGATTTAAACCTGAAATTTATGCATACGGCATCCGGAATCCGCAGGGAATGGCCATCGATCCGAACGGAACGCTCTGGGATGTGGAAATGGGACCCAAAGGCGGTGATGAGATCAACCTGATCAAGCCGGGAAAAAATTATGGTTGGGGCGATGTAACCTATGGTATTGAATATTCCGGTGAGAAAATAAATAATGGAACCACAAAAAAACCGGGAACGGAGCAGCCTGTTTACTATTGGGATCCTGTGATTTCTCCCAGTGGTGTTACTTTCTATACCGGAAATATAGAGGAATGGAAAGGCAACCTGATGATCGGCTGTTTGAGTGGGGAACACATCAACCGGATTGTAATGAAAGACAATAAAGTGGTTGGCGAAGAACGTCTTTTAGAAGATGAAAATGAAAGATTCCGCGATGTTCTGAATGGCAGCGACGGCAGTTTGTACGCTGTGACTGACAGCGGAAAGCTGTATAAAATTTCGAAAAAATAG
- a CDS encoding DUF502 domain-containing protein, whose product MKKLTFENIANFFLKNFFQGLVIIGPIGLTIFVIWYIVTSIDNIIPSVAREIPGLVFISTILITALLGFLGNKFVVGKFFFDSMDRLLEKTPGVKHIYTPTKDVMSSFVGDKKKFNDPVWVKTNENPEIWRIGFLTQKEMADVEKHNYVAVYLPHSYAISGWVIVTEEKNIKPVVGMTAASAMKFAVSGGVAGFHSDDNIFKAPE is encoded by the coding sequence TTGAAAAAGCTGACGTTTGAAAATATTGCCAATTTTTTCCTGAAAAACTTCTTTCAGGGATTAGTGATCATCGGTCCGATCGGACTGACGATCTTTGTGATATGGTATATCGTAACGTCTATAGACAACATTATCCCTTCCGTAGCAAGGGAAATTCCAGGACTGGTTTTCATCTCTACCATCTTAATTACAGCGCTGCTGGGATTTTTAGGCAATAAATTCGTGGTCGGAAAATTCTTTTTCGATTCCATGGACCGCCTGCTGGAGAAAACACCTGGGGTAAAGCATATTTACACACCTACCAAAGACGTTATGTCTTCCTTTGTGGGCGACAAAAAGAAATTTAACGATCCGGTCTGGGTAAAAACCAACGAAAACCCTGAGATCTGGAGAATCGGCTTTTTAACCCAAAAAGAAATGGCCGACGTAGAAAAGCACAATTATGTAGCGGTTTATCTTCCGCATTCTTACGCGATTTCCGGCTGGGTAATCGTTACCGAAGAAAAAAACATCAAACCCGTAGTCGGAATGACGGCAGCTTCTGCCATGAAATTTGCCGTGAGCGGCGGTGTGGCAGGCTTCCACTCCGATGACAATATTTTCAAGGCACCGGAATAG
- a CDS encoding pyridoxal phosphate-dependent aminotransferase codes for MFTNKDINFEALKRKAYNGRWATLEDGIIPLTAADPDFRMSEEIENGIIEYIKDGYLSYGPFSGIPEFKKSVAEHFNVEKKGSFTPANVLAVNSAAQGMFLIAKYVLNPGDEAIIFDPVDFLFKKTVEAVGGNIRLCAVDSRTGDIDFDMLISLISPKTKMISICNPHNPVGRVYSKEILKKISEIAAAHDLWVMSDEIWSDIVYDKREFNTYSSVSKEARKKSFTVFGFSKSFGIAGLRIGAVLCNDQELLDDFTEKSQFNSTIEGVSTLSQIAASVAIDRAKPWFNDFLTHLQHNRDLAHSMLSNSGILTPNLPEATFVIFPKIENGMSSDELTQHVLKEGKVAIVPGSERWFGKGAEGHIRICFSTSQEILTEGLNRLINSF; via the coding sequence ATGTTTACAAATAAAGATATCAATTTCGAAGCCTTGAAAAGAAAAGCCTATAACGGAAGATGGGCTACCCTTGAGGACGGCATCATCCCTTTGACAGCCGCAGATCCCGATTTCAGAATGTCGGAAGAAATAGAAAACGGAATTATTGAATACATTAAAGACGGCTACCTGAGCTATGGCCCGTTCTCCGGCATCCCTGAATTCAAAAAGAGTGTCGCAGAACATTTTAACGTTGAAAAAAAGGGAAGCTTTACCCCAGCCAATGTTTTAGCCGTAAACAGCGCCGCCCAGGGAATGTTCCTGATTGCCAAATACGTCCTGAATCCCGGAGATGAAGCCATTATATTCGATCCCGTGGATTTCCTCTTCAAAAAAACCGTCGAAGCCGTTGGCGGAAACATCAGGTTATGTGCCGTAGATTCCCGAACAGGCGATATCGATTTTGATATGCTGATTTCGCTGATCTCACCGAAAACAAAAATGATCAGCATCTGCAATCCGCATAATCCGGTGGGAAGAGTATATTCTAAAGAAATTCTAAAGAAGATTTCCGAAATTGCCGCTGCCCACGACCTTTGGGTGATGAGCGATGAGATCTGGAGCGATATTGTGTATGACAAAAGGGAATTCAATACTTATTCTTCAGTTTCTAAGGAAGCCAGAAAGAAAAGCTTTACGGTATTCGGGTTTTCAAAATCTTTTGGTATTGCAGGCCTTAGAATCGGTGCCGTTCTGTGCAACGATCAGGAATTGTTGGATGACTTTACTGAGAAATCACAATTTAACTCTACCATTGAAGGGGTGTCTACCCTATCACAAATTGCGGCAAGTGTTGCGATTGACCGGGCTAAACCGTGGTTCAACGATTTTCTTACCCATTTGCAGCACAACAGGGATCTGGCGCACAGCATGCTGAGCAATTCAGGGATCTTAACGCCTAATCTTCCGGAAGCAACCTTCGTGATTTTCCCGAAAATTGAAAACGGGATGTCGAGTGACGAACTTACCCAGCACGTTTTAAAAGAAGGAAAAGTAGCCATTGTTCCTGGCTCGGAAAGATGGTTTGGAAAAGGTGCGGAAGGACATATCCGGATCTGCTTCTCCACTTCCCAGGAAATCCTGACGGAAGGTTTAAATAGATTGATTAATAGCTTTTAA
- a CDS encoding NAD(P)/FAD-dependent oxidoreductase: MGKAAIIGAGVSGLSMANYLEKNNIDYHLYERRTPNDLKGHGFILPKEGIEFLSEIINIDDLYAKGSFLKKYIHYNQSGDIISEKELDNVFVVSRSALIEILAKGVPADKISYNSTVALNGFNNGKAEITLDGNQALDADIVIASDGSRSRLRRTIFQDETMKAVLENEVVNIIENEALASEIESNFLKFHHEDGGLTFGVLKLSSSKILWYCQFDITKYFINEDYTPDCIRQFMLDTFGDWNPLISSIIEGSSYDNAHIWRVYELEKLNPFHHQNIVFIGDAAHPLIPFTSQGVTSALKDSFTLTNLLTKQNDLEETFRQYEEERRPEIDIHIANGRALLEQFLLPLHEQPKNTLPISYK, encoded by the coding sequence ATGGGCAAAGCTGCAATCATTGGCGCCGGCGTATCCGGACTGAGCATGGCAAATTATTTGGAAAAAAATAATATCGACTATCACCTCTACGAAAGAAGAACTCCAAACGATCTGAAAGGACACGGATTTATCCTTCCTAAAGAAGGCATTGAATTTCTTTCCGAAATCATCAATATCGACGACTTGTATGCAAAAGGAAGTTTCCTGAAAAAATACATCCACTACAACCAATCCGGAGACATCATCTCCGAAAAAGAGCTGGATAATGTATTTGTTGTTTCCAGAAGTGCACTGATTGAAATTCTCGCCAAAGGCGTTCCGGCAGATAAAATATCGTACAATTCCACTGTTGCACTGAATGGCTTTAACAATGGGAAGGCTGAAATCACCCTCGACGGCAACCAAGCGCTGGATGCAGATATCGTTATTGCCTCAGACGGATCAAGAAGCCGTTTAAGAAGAACGATTTTTCAGGACGAAACCATGAAAGCCGTTCTCGAAAACGAGGTGGTAAACATCATTGAAAACGAAGCGCTGGCCAGTGAAATCGAAAGCAACTTCCTGAAATTCCACCATGAAGACGGAGGCCTTACTTTTGGGGTTCTAAAGCTTTCTTCTTCAAAAATCCTTTGGTATTGCCAGTTCGACATTACGAAATATTTTATTAACGAGGATTATACACCGGACTGCATCAGGCAGTTTATGCTGGATACATTCGGGGACTGGAATCCGCTGATCTCCTCTATTATTGAAGGTTCAAGCTATGACAATGCCCATATATGGCGTGTTTATGAACTGGAAAAGCTGAATCCTTTCCATCATCAGAATATCGTGTTCATCGGCGATGCTGCTCACCCTCTGATTCCTTTCACCAGCCAGGGCGTTACTTCTGCATTAAAAGATTCTTTTACTTTAACGAACTTATTGACTAAGCAAAACGATCTTGAGGAAACGTTCAGACAGTACGAAGAAGAGAGAAGACCTGAAATCGACATTCACATCGCCAACGGAAGAGCTTTGCTGGAACAGTTCCTTTTACCGCTTCACGAACAACCGAAAAACACATTACCAATCTCATACAAATAA
- a CDS encoding tRNA-(ms[2]io[6]A)-hydroxylase, which yields MFKLKLPTDPRWANIAEGNIEEILTDHAWCEQKAATNAIGLITMLPEYPEIVTELLAIAQEELEHFGQVHEIIKKRGYTFGRTRKDDYVNELVNFIQKGGNRDDLIVDKMLFAAMIEARSCERFKVLTENIKDEELKVFYRELMISEANHYTTFIGFARQLGDEQKVNARWEEWLEYEAKVIQSYGKGETIHG from the coding sequence ATGTTTAAGTTGAAACTTCCTACCGACCCGAGGTGGGCAAATATTGCGGAAGGAAACATTGAAGAAATTTTAACAGATCACGCATGGTGCGAGCAGAAAGCCGCTACCAACGCGATCGGGCTGATCACCATGCTGCCGGAATATCCGGAAATCGTAACGGAACTTCTTGCCATTGCACAGGAGGAGCTGGAACATTTCGGACAGGTGCACGAGATCATTAAAAAAAGAGGATACACTTTCGGACGTACCCGAAAGGACGATTATGTAAACGAGCTGGTAAACTTTATCCAGAAAGGAGGCAACAGGGACGACCTGATTGTCGATAAAATGCTTTTTGCAGCGATGATTGAAGCCAGAAGCTGCGAACGATTCAAAGTGCTGACTGAAAACATCAAAGACGAGGAGCTTAAAGTATTCTACAGGGAATTGATGATCTCGGAAGCCAACCATTATACGACTTTTATCGGTTTTGCCCGACAGCTCGGCGATGAGCAGAAAGTGAATGCCCGATGGGAAGAATGGCTGGAATACGAGGCAAAAGTCATCCAGTCTTACGGGAAAGGCGAAACCATCCACGGATAA